CCGCCGGCAACATCGGCGACGCGCTCATCCGCCGCGAAGCACTCGCGTGGGCCGTCGGGACGTCGGATGAGCTCATCGTCTACGTGGGCGACGCGCCCGACGTCTGGCTGCATCAGCTGGGCGTCCCCTCCGGCACCCGCGTCCTCCGCTCCAAACGGAGCGTCGGCCGCTGGCTGTGGCTGATCGCGACCGCGCCGCGCCACCCCGTTCTCATGTTCGAGTCCGGCGAGATCCCGCTCGACCGCGGCAATGTCCTCCGCGAACTCGTCTTCCTCGCTGAAACAGTCCTCGTACGGCTGAAGGGCGGCATCGTCGTCCGCCCGCCGCGCGGCATCCGGGCACCCACTCAGCCAGCCGGGGCCCTCCACGCGCTCGCGGCGCGATGGTCGCAGTTCGCCCTCTGGCGGGATGCCGAGAGTGCCGCTCTCGCGAAGGGAACCCGCGTCGTCCCCGACATCGGATTCGGCGCCGGGATCCGAGCCGGACTGCCCGCGACCGAGCGTCGCGAGCTGATCGTGAGCCTGCGCGGCGCCCGCCCCTTCCCCAGCGATGACTGGTGCGAGGCGATCCGTGCGTTCGCCCGCGCGGAAGGCCTCGGCATCCGCACCGTCGTCCAGGTCCGCGAAGACGAGGACCGGGCCCGTGACCTGGCCGACGCGCTCGGCGGGATCTTCGAGCCGTGGGGGGACACCGCTCCGCTCGTTCAGGAAGAGCGCCTGCGGGAGCGCTACGACGCAGCCCGCCTCGTCGTCAGCGACCGCATGCACGTGCTGGTCCTCGCGGCGCTGTCTGGCGCCGTTCCTCTGGAACTGGTGCCCTCCCCCACGCGCAAGATCACGGCGGCGTTCGAAACGATCGGAGTTCGCGATGTCACGGCCGACACAGAGAGACTGACCGCGGCACAGATGGCGGAGCGCCTGCAGTGGCAGATCGCACGCGTCGACGAGATCACCGCCCGGATCGCCGCCGCAGCCACCGAACTGGCGGCCGTCGAGACGGAGATCCGGGACACCATCCGCGAGGCACGCGCGTGACGCGGCCCCGCATCCTCTTCCTCTCCCACAGTCACGTCTTCGGCGACTTCCGCGTCGGGAGCCACCACTACGCCCGGGAACTCGCCCACCTCGACGTCGAGGTCGTGCACCTGTCCACGCCATTGTCACTCGCGCACCGCGTCACCGGACGCGTCTCGCGAGCCGCCGCGGACGCCGTTCCGACGCGTCCGTTCCGAGACGACGACGGCGTCACCCACGTCGTCCCGCGCACGCTCCTCCCCCGCCCGTGGGGTCGGTTCCGGGTGAGAGGATTCCTCGAACGACTCGGAATCGGCACGCTTTTCGACGCCGTCCTCATCGATCAGCCGCTCCTCTGGGACGACTCCGTCCGCGGCCTCGCCGACACCCTCATCTACCGACCGACCGACCTCTACCCCGACGGCGTGAAGCGCAGCCTGCAGACACGCATCGTCGCCGCCTCCGACGCCGTCGTCGCCACGTCCGGCGCCGTCCTCCGAGACCTCGGTCGACTCACCATCCCGTCGCTCGTGATCGAGAACGGTGTGGACCTTGCCGCGTTCCCTGCTCCCGCAGCGGATGCCGAGGCCCGCCCCGCGGCGTGCGTGTACGTCGGCGCGCTGGACTCGCGCTTCGACTGGGATCGTACGCGCTCGTGGGCCGGTCGGAACCCCGGCATCCGTTTCATCATCGCGGGGCCGGATCCCGCCCCGCCGGTTCCCCTCCCCGACAACGTCGAGCTGCGCGGCGCGGTCCACTACGCGGACCTGCCTGATCTCCTGCAGGGCGCCCGCGTCGGCCTCCTGCCTCTGTCGGACGATCCGTCGAATGCGGGACGCAGCCCCATGAAGCTGCACGAGTACCTCGCCGCGGGGCTCGCGGTCGTGTCCCGCGAGACGCCGGGCATCGGCCAGGATCCGGACGCGGGTATCTACGTCTACGACTCGCCGGAACGTGCCGACGCCGCGCTGGCGGCCGCGCTCCGGCATCCGTCGCCCAACATCGCGGGCCGTC
This DNA window, taken from Microbacterium sp. MM2322, encodes the following:
- a CDS encoding glycosyltransferase; the protein is MTRPRILFLSHSHVFGDFRVGSHHYARELAHLDVEVVHLSTPLSLAHRVTGRVSRAAADAVPTRPFRDDDGVTHVVPRTLLPRPWGRFRVRGFLERLGIGTLFDAVLIDQPLLWDDSVRGLADTLIYRPTDLYPDGVKRSLQTRIVAASDAVVATSGAVLRDLGRLTIPSLVIENGVDLAAFPAPAADAEARPAACVYVGALDSRFDWDRTRSWAGRNPGIRFIIAGPDPAPPVPLPDNVELRGAVHYADLPDLLQGARVGLLPLSDDPSNAGRSPMKLHEYLAAGLAVVSRETPGIGQDPDAGIYVYDSPERADAALAAALRHPSPNIAGRRVAENHTWTAKTRELTTFVSGLADA